In Fluviicola taffensis DSM 16823, the following are encoded in one genomic region:
- a CDS encoding glycoside hydrolase family 16 protein, translating into MIKNKLSALIFAPGLVSASFSFAQCFDNTTVTITQTDCIPCDDQTWVLKFEDNFDRKELGSKNWEIPYQGVLAGYDFSNSGSKTWYANTGSTPSLPPSNNIAIENGVLKLIARKESSPIAGKYVVNWGTNPPTKDSSSFQYSSVWVDSKGMLGYGKYETRIKIPTTKGIWPAFWLYGANPNEEFDIFEMKGKDQLNYIGMCIVQVIAQV; encoded by the coding sequence ATGATTAAAAATAAATTAAGTGCATTGATTTTTGCACCTGGATTGGTAAGTGCTTCGTTCAGTTTTGCGCAGTGTTTTGACAATACAACTGTCACAATTACCCAAACAGATTGTATCCCATGCGATGATCAGACTTGGGTATTGAAATTCGAAGATAATTTTGATAGAAAAGAATTAGGTTCTAAAAACTGGGAAATTCCTTATCAAGGAGTTTTGGCTGGGTATGATTTTTCAAATAGTGGCTCGAAAACATGGTATGCCAATACGGGCTCAACTCCAAGTCTTCCTCCCTCCAATAATATAGCCATTGAAAATGGGGTGCTAAAATTAATTGCACGAAAAGAAAGTAGCCCAATAGCTGGAAAGTATGTAGTAAATTGGGGGACTAATCCCCCAACAAAAGATTCTTCTTCCTTCCAATATTCTTCCGTATGGGTTGATTCAAAGGGAATGCTTGGATACGGAAAGTATGAAACACGGATTAAAATTCCTACTACAAAAGGAATTTGGCCTGCGTTTTGGTTGTATGGAGCGAATCCGAACGAAGAATTTGACATTTTTGAAATGAAGGGGAAAGACCAGCTCAATTACATTGGGATGTGCATTGTCCAAGTAATTGCTCAAGTGTAG
- a CDS encoding T9SS type A sorting domain-containing protein: MHCPSNCSSVGGWATASSGNFVSGFNSVMGEWSPGMFFWYCNGRQFQGWLGDLNYQANLIANLNLNGNNGPFPPAIDATTPYPSTFEIDYIRVFNKINCQQTINICNYNHILTSPTVLTGSQITLGGASCFGAVLESTENLDLIATDNIQLLPGADMRGLFSAKIINCPGVPKNTSEYPQDDHFPGNSENNGDVSFTEDLNKSANSPNTDDKAIMGPVEQREESFYTKIYPNPTQGKINIEFEGRIFGEVEIQLINSMEQIVFTKSGIKENFHIDIAHLPKGIYYLVGNFGENSISEKIILE, from the coding sequence GTGCATTGTCCAAGTAATTGCTCAAGTGTAGGGGGCTGGGCAACTGCTTCTTCCGGAAATTTTGTTTCGGGGTTTAATAGCGTAATGGGAGAATGGAGCCCAGGAATGTTCTTTTGGTATTGTAATGGTCGACAGTTTCAAGGTTGGCTTGGTGATTTAAATTATCAGGCGAATTTGATTGCAAACTTAAATTTAAATGGAAATAATGGTCCATTTCCACCTGCTATTGACGCTACAACGCCTTATCCATCCACTTTTGAAATTGATTATATTCGAGTCTTTAATAAAATCAATTGTCAGCAAACTATTAATATTTGTAATTATAATCATATTTTAACGAGCCCGACAGTATTGACAGGATCTCAGATTACACTTGGTGGAGCCTCGTGTTTTGGAGCTGTTTTGGAGAGCACGGAGAATTTGGATTTGATAGCGACTGATAATATCCAATTACTGCCTGGAGCAGACATGCGAGGTCTTTTTTCAGCAAAAATAATCAATTGTCCAGGTGTTCCGAAGAATACATCTGAATATCCGCAAGACGATCATTTTCCTGGCAATTCAGAAAATAATGGGGATGTGTCGTTTACAGAAGATTTGAATAAATCAGCCAATTCACCAAATACGGATGATAAAGCAATTATGGGACCAGTCGAACAAAGAGAGGAATCGTTTTATACGAAGATTTATCCTAATCCGACACAAGGAAAAATAAACATTGAGTTTGAAGGACGTATTTTTGGAGAAGTTGAAATTCAATTGATAAATAGCATGGAACAGATCGTGTTTACAAAATCAGGAATAAAGGAAAACTTCCATATTGATATTGCACACTTACCAAAAGGTATTTATTATTTGGTTGGTAACTTTGGAGAAAATAGCATTTCTGAAAAGATAATTTTAGAATAA